The Desulfosporosinus sp. Sb-LF genome contains a region encoding:
- a CDS encoding DNA polymerase III subunit alpha: MNTDIIDDATHSRFVHLHNHTEFSLLDGAARINNLVRRAVDLKMPALAITDHGVMYGVIDFYKACKKAGIKPIIGCEVYVAPNKRTDRIPGKDDSHHHLVLLAENEQGYRNLIRLVSMAHTEGFYYKPRVDKEILRKHSAGLIALSACLAGEIADYLVHDQLDMAVQSALDYEDIFGKENFFLEIQDHGLEEQRKVIREMWKVHERTGIPMVATNDVHYVNREDALVQDALLCIQTGKTLSDTARMRFSSQEFFLKSEEEMALQFGEHPELLENTFRIAERCQVDFHFGGNLLPVFEVPQGYTLEGFLEAECRSAFPRFYPQMKEVERERLDYELQVIFQTGFAGYFLIVADFCRFARENCVAVGPGRGSAAASMVAYLLGITSVEPLRHDLLFERFLNPDRISMPDIDIDFDPEGRERVIRYVTEKYGSDKVCQIITFGTMGAKAAIRDGGRVLGIPLARVDKVAKAIPSDLGMTLEKALSASPDLARMVEEDEEIKRLYTLARSLEGMTRHASTHAAGIVISKDPLMNHLPLQRTSEDFVMTQFPMKVVEEIGLLKMDFLGLRNLTILQEAVRRIEETQGLKLDFQTLTLDDPRTYTLLASGNSTGIFQLESGGMRAILKELKPTCFEDIIAVLALYRPGPMEQIPEFIRRKHGGNITYLHPKLETILKSTYGIIVYQEQVMQIARDLGGYSLGRADLLRRAMGKKKKEIMEEERQNFIEGLQDEDGTWIIPGALRIGLTRQDAEVIFDLMAKFAEYGFNKGHATAYAVISYQTAYLKANYPLEFMAALLSTVMGSSDKISFYIQDAKLSGIQVLPPDVQFSLVGFSTEEQAIRFGLGAIRNVGVNVVEKILEARKDGLFKSLDDFCMRVDQKVLNRRVLESLVRAGAFSSFCSRAQAMAVLDQVLDTAQRRQKDRLSGQFSLFDLDEGLDEGIKLPQLPDFHERLILDMEKEYLGLYLSGHPLSSVMPQLQPYMSSDILTCLEGEEEKKVALGGLVTGFRQNVTKKGEMMASFVLEDLSGGIEVLVFPRIYAQIHSMANDQVIVVVGRYNIRDEEKKIFAEKITKIEDLEPSPILKNVSAKTAGKRLFLRFPDDKSYLMQQVLNILQRFPGNQPVYFYFEENQKVIEGKQEFWVNDGDELNSALREVMDPRNMIWKPAKNFA, from the coding sequence GTGAATACAGATATAATTGATGATGCTACCCATAGCAGATTTGTCCACTTGCATAACCACACGGAATTTAGCTTGCTTGATGGAGCAGCACGAATCAATAATTTGGTCAGGCGTGCGGTAGACTTAAAAATGCCCGCTTTGGCTATTACTGATCATGGGGTCATGTATGGAGTCATCGATTTCTACAAGGCTTGCAAAAAAGCAGGGATTAAACCGATTATCGGTTGTGAAGTCTATGTAGCCCCCAATAAACGGACAGATCGGATACCTGGGAAGGACGATTCCCATCATCATTTGGTCTTATTGGCTGAGAATGAGCAGGGGTATCGCAATTTGATTCGACTTGTTTCGATGGCTCATACTGAAGGCTTTTATTATAAGCCTCGAGTTGATAAAGAAATTCTTCGCAAGCACTCTGCGGGCCTTATTGCGTTGAGTGCCTGTTTGGCCGGAGAGATAGCGGATTATCTGGTACATGATCAATTGGATATGGCAGTGCAGAGCGCGCTTGATTATGAGGATATTTTCGGAAAGGAAAATTTCTTTCTTGAAATTCAGGATCACGGTCTAGAGGAACAGCGCAAAGTCATTCGGGAAATGTGGAAAGTGCATGAACGCACGGGGATTCCGATGGTAGCAACGAATGATGTGCATTATGTTAACCGTGAGGATGCTCTTGTTCAAGATGCTTTACTCTGTATCCAAACCGGTAAAACTTTGTCAGATACCGCTCGGATGCGTTTCTCTAGTCAGGAATTCTTTCTCAAGTCTGAAGAGGAAATGGCTTTACAGTTCGGAGAACATCCTGAATTATTGGAAAATACGTTTCGAATTGCTGAACGCTGTCAGGTGGATTTCCATTTTGGAGGAAATTTATTACCGGTATTTGAAGTTCCTCAAGGGTACACATTAGAAGGTTTTCTCGAGGCCGAATGTCGCAGTGCCTTTCCGCGTTTCTATCCACAAATGAAGGAAGTAGAGCGTGAACGTTTGGATTATGAGCTCCAAGTTATCTTTCAAACGGGGTTTGCAGGATATTTCCTGATTGTTGCAGATTTCTGTCGTTTTGCAAGGGAAAACTGCGTGGCAGTCGGGCCTGGGCGGGGGTCAGCGGCAGCAAGTATGGTGGCGTATTTATTAGGAATCACATCGGTTGAACCGCTGCGCCATGATTTGCTTTTTGAACGGTTCTTAAATCCGGATCGAATCTCGATGCCGGATATTGACATAGATTTTGACCCGGAAGGCCGGGAACGTGTGATCCGTTATGTCACGGAAAAATATGGCTCAGATAAGGTGTGCCAAATCATTACTTTTGGAACCATGGGTGCAAAAGCGGCAATTCGGGACGGGGGGCGGGTTTTAGGGATTCCCTTGGCCAGAGTGGACAAGGTAGCGAAAGCGATTCCTTCTGATTTAGGGATGACCTTGGAAAAAGCCTTAAGTGCATCTCCTGATTTGGCTCGTATGGTCGAAGAGGACGAAGAGATCAAGCGGCTTTATACCTTAGCTCGGTCTCTCGAAGGGATGACGAGACACGCTTCTACGCATGCAGCAGGAATTGTTATCTCTAAAGATCCTCTTATGAATCATCTCCCCCTTCAGAGGACGTCGGAGGACTTTGTCATGACCCAATTTCCGATGAAAGTGGTCGAGGAAATTGGGCTCCTAAAGATGGACTTTCTAGGGCTGCGAAACTTGACGATTTTACAAGAGGCTGTGCGACGGATTGAGGAGACTCAGGGGTTAAAGCTAGATTTTCAAACTCTGACACTGGATGATCCTCGGACGTATACGCTCTTAGCGTCCGGAAACAGTACGGGAATCTTTCAACTGGAAAGCGGCGGTATGCGCGCTATTTTGAAGGAGCTCAAGCCAACCTGTTTTGAGGATATTATAGCAGTTTTGGCTTTATATCGACCCGGTCCGATGGAACAAATCCCGGAGTTTATCCGCCGAAAACACGGGGGCAATATCACGTATCTACATCCAAAACTGGAGACGATTCTTAAATCGACCTACGGGATTATCGTTTATCAGGAACAAGTCATGCAGATCGCTCGTGATCTTGGTGGATATTCTCTGGGTCGAGCGGATTTGCTCCGCCGGGCGATGGGGAAAAAGAAAAAGGAAATCATGGAAGAGGAGCGCCAGAACTTCATTGAGGGGTTACAAGATGAGGATGGAACATGGATTATCCCCGGCGCACTTCGGATTGGTTTGACGCGTCAAGATGCAGAAGTAATTTTTGATCTAATGGCGAAGTTTGCCGAGTATGGTTTTAACAAGGGGCATGCAACAGCCTATGCCGTGATTTCGTATCAGACGGCCTATTTAAAAGCAAACTATCCCTTAGAGTTCATGGCTGCTCTTTTAAGCACTGTTATGGGCTCATCGGATAAAATATCGTTTTATATTCAAGATGCAAAGCTGAGTGGAATTCAAGTGCTCCCTCCCGACGTCCAATTCAGCCTAGTCGGATTTTCCACTGAGGAGCAGGCGATCCGTTTTGGATTGGGAGCTATCCGCAATGTGGGGGTCAATGTTGTGGAAAAGATCTTAGAAGCTCGTAAAGATGGCCTTTTTAAATCCCTAGATGATTTCTGCATGCGTGTCGATCAAAAGGTTTTAAACCGACGTGTTCTAGAAAGTTTAGTTCGTGCTGGTGCCTTTAGTTCGTTTTGTTCAAGAGCACAGGCGATGGCTGTTTTGGACCAGGTTTTAGATACAGCGCAACGTCGACAAAAAGACAGGCTTTCGGGTCAATTTTCCCTTTTCGATTTGGATGAAGGGCTTGACGAGGGAATTAAACTACCCCAACTTCCAGATTTTCATGAACGCCTGATTCTTGATATGGAAAAGGAATACCTAGGTCTCTATTTAAGTGGACACCCGCTTTCCTCCGTTATGCCTCAATTACAGCCTTATATGTCGTCTGATATCCTGACTTGTCTGGAAGGCGAGGAGGAGAAGAAAGTGGCGCTTGGAGGATTAGTAACGGGATTTCGGCAAAATGTAACTAAAAAGGGCGAAATGATGGCGAGCTTTGTTTTGGAAGATTTATCAGGAGGAATTGAGGTTTTAGTTTTCCCACGAATCTATGCTCAAATCCATTCAATGGCCAATGATCAGGTGATCGTTGTGGTAGGGCGGTACAATATTCGGGATGAGGAGAAAAAGATCTTCGCTGAGAAAATCACAAAAATTGAGGACTTAGAGCCTTCACCTATTCTGAAAAACGTCTCTGCTAAAACGGCAGGAAAGCGTCTTTTTCTAAGGTTTCCCGATGATAAAAGCTATCTTATGCAGCAAGTATTGAATATTTTACAGCGTTTTCCTGGAAATCAACCGGTTTACTTCTATTTTGAGGAAAACCAGAAAGTTATTGAAGGAAAACAAGAATTTTGGGTTAATGATGGAGATGAACTTAACAGTGCGCTTCGAGAAGTGATGGACCCCCGTAATATGATCTGGAAACCCGCTAAAAATTTTGCCTAA
- a CDS encoding tRNA (cytidine(34)-2'-O)-methyltransferase yields MNKRLNIVLVEPEIPPNTGNVARLCAVTGASLHLVKPLGFSIDDKQLKRAGLDYWNLLDITIYENFAEFEEKNPVGTRYLATTKGGRTHTDIVYEPGGYLLFGKETKGLAPEILTRYPDTTLRLPMRAEARSLNLSNSVAVVVYEVLRQWGFQGLE; encoded by the coding sequence TTGAACAAGCGGCTGAATATTGTTTTGGTTGAGCCGGAAATTCCGCCGAATACGGGGAATGTGGCTCGGCTTTGTGCTGTTACTGGAGCATCACTTCATTTGGTAAAACCATTGGGTTTTAGTATAGATGACAAGCAACTGAAACGTGCTGGTTTGGATTACTGGAACCTTCTCGATATAACAATTTATGAAAACTTCGCCGAGTTTGAGGAAAAGAACCCGGTAGGGACCCGTTACTTAGCGACCACAAAAGGTGGACGAACTCATACTGATATTGTGTACGAACCTGGAGGATACCTGCTTTTCGGAAAGGAAACGAAAGGTTTGGCACCCGAAATTTTAACGCGGTATCCAGACACAACCCTTCGCTTGCCGATGCGTGCCGAAGCCCGGTCCTTGAATTTATCAAATTCAGTAGCAGTTGTTGTTTACGAAGTTTTACGACAATGGGGTTTCCAAGGGCTTGAATAG
- a CDS encoding metal-dependent hydrolase, which yields MRIRFHGHACFEIEGEAGRILIDPFLTGNPSTTTKPDDFTQLDAILVTHGHHDHLGDSVYLSKRTGAPIIAVAELAAYCRKQGAETHAMHIGGKHLFPFGWVRPTLALHGSGIENPDGGHMIYGGPPCGFLVKFEGKWLYHAGDTGLFGDMELIGRRHPLEVAMLPIGDNFVMGVEEAVHASQLLRPKIVIPMHYNTFPLIAQDAGEFVHLLQRRVPESQGKVLKPGEILEI from the coding sequence ATGCGTATCCGTTTCCATGGACATGCCTGCTTTGAGATTGAAGGAGAAGCAGGGAGAATTCTAATTGATCCTTTCTTGACAGGTAACCCGAGTACAACGACTAAACCCGACGACTTTACTCAACTTGATGCGATTTTAGTGACTCATGGGCATCATGACCATTTAGGAGATTCTGTTTATTTGTCTAAGCGGACAGGAGCTCCTATTATTGCTGTTGCGGAGTTAGCGGCTTATTGTCGAAAGCAAGGCGCTGAAACACATGCTATGCATATAGGTGGAAAGCACCTGTTTCCCTTTGGTTGGGTTAGGCCTACTCTAGCCCTACATGGATCCGGAATTGAGAACCCTGACGGAGGGCACATGATTTATGGCGGTCCGCCCTGCGGGTTTTTGGTTAAATTCGAAGGAAAATGGCTTTACCATGCGGGTGATACTGGATTATTTGGCGACATGGAACTCATCGGTCGACGGCATCCCCTTGAGGTTGCTATGCTTCCGATCGGAGATAATTTTGTCATGGGTGTTGAGGAAGCAGTACATGCCTCACAATTACTACGACCCAAAATTGTTATTCCAATGCATTATAATACGTTCCCACTGATTGCCCAGGATGCGGGAGAGTTTGTTCATCTCCTTCAGCGCAGGGTTCCAGAGAGTCAGGGAAAAGTGCTAAAGCCTGGTGAAATATTGGAAATTTAA
- the accD gene encoding acetyl-CoA carboxylase, carboxyltransferase subunit beta has product MFKDIFRKPKYVTIQSAPSQKRAPSDVPLQQPLTISKKELPDGLWVKCPKCGEVLFNKNLEENARVCTTCEYHFRITARVRLGLLADEDSFQEWDSEMITRDPLEFPGYEEKLLEAQGKSGMTEGVLTGYAMIEGIPVVLAFNEASFMMGSMGAVVGEKITRAIERAIDMRLPVVMFSTSGGARMQEGIISLYQMAKTSAALGRLAENHLLYISVLTDPTFGGVTASYASLGDISIAEPNALIGFTGPRVIKQTMRQELPVGAQTAEFNQEHGLIDLIVERSQMRSTLARLLRYHQEGV; this is encoded by the coding sequence ATGTTTAAAGATATATTCAGAAAACCTAAGTATGTTACGATTCAATCTGCTCCATCCCAGAAACGTGCTCCGTCGGATGTTCCTTTGCAACAACCCTTGACGATTAGCAAGAAAGAGCTTCCTGATGGTCTTTGGGTTAAGTGCCCGAAGTGTGGGGAAGTTCTGTTTAACAAAAATCTCGAGGAAAACGCAAGAGTTTGCACGACATGTGAGTATCATTTCAGAATTACGGCAAGGGTGCGCCTTGGGTTATTGGCTGATGAGGATAGTTTCCAAGAATGGGATTCCGAAATGATAACACGCGATCCCTTGGAGTTTCCTGGTTATGAAGAAAAGCTCCTTGAAGCACAGGGGAAGTCAGGAATGACGGAAGGTGTGCTTACAGGATATGCCATGATTGAGGGGATCCCTGTTGTTCTAGCTTTCAATGAAGCAAGTTTCATGATGGGCAGCATGGGCGCTGTCGTAGGGGAAAAAATTACTCGCGCGATTGAACGTGCGATTGATATGCGTTTACCCGTGGTTATGTTTTCTACTTCGGGGGGCGCTCGAATGCAAGAAGGAATTATCTCGTTATACCAAATGGCAAAGACCAGTGCTGCTTTAGGACGGCTAGCTGAAAATCACTTGCTGTATATTTCCGTACTTACAGATCCCACATTTGGAGGGGTCACAGCCAGCTATGCTTCCCTTGGGGACATTTCGATTGCTGAGCCTAATGCTTTAATTGGATTTACGGGACCGCGAGTGATTAAACAGACCATGAGGCAAGAGCTTCCTGTAGGTGCACAAACGGCAGAGTTTAACCAAGAGCATGGCCTAATTGATTTGATTGTAGAGCGATCCCAGATGCGCTCTACTTTAGCTCGTTTGTTGCGATACCATCAGGAAGGGGTATAG
- a CDS encoding DRTGG domain-containing protein has product MTKHQQILTFIEDLAIGSKVSVRFIAKELDVSEGTAYRAIKEAESKGFVRSIPKVGTIRIEGVKERQIEDLTLREVSQIAEGVVICGFEHLDRSPNKFVIAAMELESMGRYLEEDSLCIVGNRRDAQICALENQASLLVTGGLEPDEEVVTLARQKKLVIIQSPYDTFAVTTMINRALYDRLIEKELILVEDIMVRDVNFLKADATVEDWHTLSQSTDHSRFPVVDADMTLIGIVSAVEVAGEDVKTRVKDVMNVTPFIVGHDDPVTHISRIMVWEGWEIAVVADQGKLIGIISLQDVIEAYQQVQKQPQFGETVDNLVLSGFRYVDDAEHLTIEGEITNSMVNDYGSASCGVIVTVMNMAGYIGLRKKYRLDAITENFTLYQLQPIPVGTEIKVTAKLLLVAKKHCNIEVEVTVNNAIVAKGLMTARIGDKKLVSESAL; this is encoded by the coding sequence TTGACAAAGCATCAACAAATTCTAACGTTTATTGAAGATCTCGCTATTGGCAGTAAGGTCTCGGTGCGTTTTATCGCTAAAGAGCTTGACGTCAGTGAAGGGACAGCATATCGAGCTATTAAAGAGGCGGAGTCTAAAGGATTTGTCCGGTCGATTCCCAAAGTAGGAACGATTCGTATTGAAGGGGTCAAAGAACGACAAATCGAAGACCTAACGTTGCGTGAAGTTTCACAGATCGCCGAAGGGGTTGTTATCTGCGGTTTTGAACATCTCGATCGCTCACCCAATAAGTTCGTGATTGCGGCGATGGAATTAGAGTCTATGGGACGTTATCTGGAAGAAGATTCGCTGTGTATTGTTGGAAACCGTCGGGACGCCCAGATTTGTGCCTTGGAAAATCAAGCTTCTCTGTTAGTTACGGGGGGATTAGAACCCGATGAAGAAGTAGTGACCCTAGCGCGTCAAAAGAAATTAGTAATTATTCAATCCCCTTATGATACATTTGCTGTCACTACGATGATCAATCGTGCTCTTTATGATCGGTTAATTGAAAAAGAACTTATTTTAGTGGAAGATATCATGGTCAGAGATGTAAACTTTTTAAAGGCAGATGCGACAGTTGAAGATTGGCACACGCTTTCGCAGAGCACAGACCACAGCCGATTTCCTGTTGTAGATGCAGATATGACTCTGATTGGAATCGTTTCGGCGGTTGAAGTTGCCGGAGAAGATGTTAAAACTAGGGTCAAAGACGTCATGAATGTGACCCCTTTTATTGTGGGTCATGATGATCCGGTCACCCATATTTCTCGAATCATGGTTTGGGAAGGCTGGGAGATTGCTGTCGTGGCAGATCAAGGCAAGCTGATAGGAATTATTAGCTTGCAAGATGTCATTGAAGCCTACCAGCAGGTTCAGAAACAACCTCAGTTTGGTGAAACAGTGGACAATCTAGTCTTAAGTGGGTTCCGGTATGTCGATGATGCTGAGCATCTCACGATTGAAGGGGAAATTACTAATTCTATGGTTAATGACTATGGCTCCGCAAGCTGTGGAGTTATCGTTACGGTCATGAATATGGCTGGTTATATTGGGTTGCGCAAGAAGTATCGACTGGATGCGATCACCGAGAATTTTACGCTTTATCAGCTTCAGCCTATCCCAGTGGGGACTGAAATTAAGGTCACGGCCAAACTTCTCTTGGTGGCCAAAAAGCATTGCAATATTGAAGTAGAAGTCACAGTGAATAACGCTATTGTTGCTAAAGGTCTTATGACGGCTAGGATTGGGGATAAGAAGTTGGTCAGTGAATCTGCCCTTTAA
- a CDS encoding cleavage protein, whose translation MTRKLCSLRCLYGIEGHCRLEHILGEKGPNCPHYEEDFNIMSRGRI comes from the coding sequence ATGACAAGAAAATTATGTTCTCTTCGTTGCCTCTATGGAATCGAAGGTCACTGCCGTTTAGAACACATTCTAGGAGAAAAGGGACCGAATTGTCCCCATTATGAAGAAGATTTTAATATCATGAGCAGAGGGAGGATCTAA
- a CDS encoding small, acid-soluble spore protein, alpha/beta type — MKQSKPKVKRIDPLEPLKMEIAAELGLIDQIQSAGWHSLSAKDAGRIGGLMTQRRRKNV; from the coding sequence GTGAAACAGTCAAAACCGAAAGTGAAGCGAATAGATCCGTTAGAGCCGCTGAAAATGGAGATTGCAGCGGAATTGGGCTTGATCGATCAGATTCAGAGCGCTGGTTGGCATTCTTTGAGTGCCAAGGATGCGGGGAGAATCGGAGGACTCATGACTCAGAGACGGCGAAAGAATGTTTAA
- the coaD gene encoding pantetheine-phosphate adenylyltransferase, giving the protein MRTAIYPGTFDPVTNGHLDILIRGKELFDGVTIAIAADSNKAPLFTLGERMELLLESTKDMPNVSVRVFEGLTVEFARQCGAVAILRGLRALSDFEYEFQLALMNKKIAPDIETVFLMTQSEFSFISSSAIKLTASLHASISDFVPPHVEKALMSKFSGIRSDSNDQE; this is encoded by the coding sequence GTGCGTACAGCGATTTATCCCGGAACATTCGATCCGGTAACCAACGGACATCTCGATATTTTAATCCGGGGGAAAGAATTGTTTGACGGAGTGACTATCGCCATTGCCGCTGATAGTAATAAGGCTCCTTTGTTTACGCTCGGAGAGAGAATGGAACTTCTTTTAGAATCAACAAAGGACATGCCTAATGTCAGTGTCCGTGTTTTTGAGGGGTTGACGGTTGAATTTGCACGTCAATGTGGTGCGGTAGCCATTCTTCGAGGACTTCGCGCACTGTCAGATTTTGAATATGAATTCCAACTTGCCTTAATGAACAAAAAAATTGCACCGGATATTGAAACAGTTTTTTTGATGACTCAGAGTGAATTTTCGTTTATTAGTTCAAGTGCGATTAAATTAACAGCTAGTTTGCATGCTAGTATTTCGGATTTTGTGCCACCCCATGTCGAAAAAGCATTGATGTCTAAATTTTCCGGAATACGCTCGGATTCAAATGATCAGGAGTAG
- a CDS encoding glycosyl hydrolase family 18 protein, whose product MPLNVFAFYNGLNEQTKGYPYLKRYGNLINQLALFQVSIQNNGTLVGRPSRQLINEAHAMGIKVFLVVSNLTQSGQFSTALLGRLVRDHDFANLVWRNIRNLLVEYQCDGINFDLEKAAPQDRSLFSQLIQSWSDMFHRSNFLVTIDVPAKDSDDPQDPWKGSFDYKLIGQAVDGVILMTYEEHWPASPPGSVASIPWVTSILNYAIANIPRQKIYMGIPLYGYDWPERGGAKVIGYQRAAELARRHGAPLHWDAIQHSLYFRYEVMGVRHTVYFEDPRSLRDKLNLATQKDIRGVALWEMNLSYPSLWEILQTYV is encoded by the coding sequence ATGCCATTAAATGTGTTTGCCTTTTATAATGGTTTAAATGAACAAACAAAGGGTTATCCTTATCTTAAACGATACGGAAATCTTATAAACCAATTAGCCCTCTTCCAAGTATCCATTCAGAATAACGGAACCCTTGTTGGACGACCAAGCCGGCAACTGATTAATGAGGCCCATGCCATGGGAATTAAAGTCTTTTTGGTAGTTAGTAATTTAACCCAGAGTGGCCAGTTCTCCACAGCCTTACTCGGGCGTTTAGTGCGAGATCATGACTTTGCGAACCTCGTCTGGCGAAACATAAGGAATCTTTTGGTCGAGTATCAATGCGATGGAATCAACTTTGATTTAGAGAAAGCCGCTCCTCAAGACCGGTCCCTTTTTAGTCAGCTTATTCAATCTTGGTCTGATATGTTTCACCGCTCAAATTTTCTGGTTACGATTGATGTTCCAGCTAAGGATAGTGACGATCCACAGGATCCTTGGAAGGGTTCTTTTGATTATAAGTTGATCGGGCAGGCTGTCGATGGAGTGATTCTTATGACCTATGAGGAACACTGGCCAGCAAGTCCTCCAGGATCTGTCGCGTCAATACCATGGGTTACGAGTATCTTGAATTATGCGATCGCTAATATTCCACGTCAGAAAATCTACATGGGGATCCCACTTTATGGTTATGATTGGCCAGAGAGAGGGGGAGCTAAAGTTATTGGCTATCAAAGGGCCGCAGAGCTTGCACGACGTCATGGAGCTCCGTTACATTGGGACGCGATACAACACAGTTTGTATTTCCGTTATGAGGTTATGGGGGTTCGCCACACTGTGTATTTTGAAGATCCCCGAAGTCTGAGAGATAAGCTTAATCTCGCTACCCAGAAGGATATTCGGGGCGTCGCTCTATGGGAAATGAATCTTAGTTATCCTAGTTTGTGGGAAATACTTCAAACGTACGTTTAA
- a CDS encoding MraY family glycosyltransferase, whose product MTYGLTFIMALMIAVVATPISMKLAIKWGAIAYPGGRHVHSRPIPRLGGLAMYVAFWFAALITQVWDDSIWGLFIGSTIIFLVGIWDDICEIRPLVKLVWQIAAAAILLIPTFGFSMDVISLPIIGEVNFGTLGLSAIGLLLTLFWVVGLVNTVNISDGLDGLAAGICFFVAILLFWSANRIDQVPAAHLTLALAGAILGFLLFNFPPARVFMGDSGSMFLGYIIGGISIMGLLKTATILGLVFPLLVMGMPVTDLTFAIIRRKLRGQSMATADRGHLHHRLLDAGLTQKQAVLSMYGISACFGVAAVLGAKGQWIWALVVLFVVFALLIIILMRRTAMLMVFSRRHSK is encoded by the coding sequence ATGACGTATGGGTTGACCTTTATCATGGCCTTAATGATTGCGGTGGTTGCGACGCCAATTTCTATGAAACTAGCGATTAAGTGGGGAGCGATTGCCTATCCGGGCGGTCGCCATGTTCACAGTCGGCCGATTCCCCGACTCGGTGGTTTGGCAATGTATGTCGCGTTTTGGTTTGCTGCCTTGATCACACAAGTATGGGATGATTCAATATGGGGCCTATTTATTGGAAGCACTATTATATTTTTGGTAGGTATATGGGATGATATTTGTGAAATTCGACCTCTAGTTAAGCTGGTTTGGCAAATCGCTGCCGCTGCAATACTGCTAATACCGACCTTTGGGTTTTCCATGGATGTTATCTCCCTGCCGATCATCGGAGAGGTCAATTTTGGGACGCTTGGACTCAGTGCGATTGGCCTGTTATTAACGCTTTTTTGGGTGGTTGGCTTGGTGAACACTGTTAATATATCCGATGGATTGGATGGCCTAGCTGCTGGAATTTGTTTTTTTGTGGCAATCTTGTTGTTTTGGTCCGCAAATCGGATTGATCAAGTTCCTGCTGCACATCTTACCCTAGCGTTGGCTGGAGCGATTCTAGGCTTCCTACTCTTCAATTTCCCGCCAGCGCGTGTTTTTATGGGAGATTCGGGAAGTATGTTTCTCGGGTACATCATCGGAGGAATTTCCATCATGGGTCTTCTCAAAACGGCAACTATTCTGGGATTGGTCTTTCCGCTCCTAGTTATGGGTATGCCGGTCACAGACCTCACATTTGCAATTATTCGCCGGAAATTACGCGGCCAGTCTATGGCAACTGCAGACCGTGGGCATCTTCACCATCGCCTACTGGATGCTGGGTTGACCCAAAAACAAGCAGTGCTTTCAATGTATGGGATTAGCGCATGCTTCGGAGTGGCAGCGGTTCTAGGGGCTAAGGGGCAATGGATTTGGGCTTTAGTCGTACTTTTTGTAGTTTTCGCACTGCTCATTATCATTCTTATGCGCCGAACTGCAATGCTTATGGTTTTTAGCCGACGTCATTCTAAATAA
- a CDS encoding DUF2007 domain-containing protein yields the protein MWTVIYIAPNKIIAEKYKTILTDEGMLVQLRPIGSAHLGDHASVEILVPESEAEEAHEIITGAIGS from the coding sequence ATGTGGACCGTCATATATATTGCACCCAATAAGATAATCGCTGAAAAATATAAGACAATCCTCACCGACGAAGGGATGCTTGTTCAACTTCGCCCGATTGGTTCAGCGCATCTTGGCGATCATGCTTCAGTTGAGATTCTTGTACCAGAATCTGAAGCAGAAGAAGCCCATGAAATCATCACTGGCGCCATAGGGAGCTAA